The Setaria viridis chromosome 2, Setaria_viridis_v4.0, whole genome shotgun sequence DNA window ggtccggaggccattttcacagcttcggacgatcacccacatttttgacactagttgccggtgtgaccCTATTCgtgctccggtgacctatagcacacgttttcttcgCCGAAAACAAGttcggaagccattttcatggtttcggacctacccccacgttttcgaccccggttgccggtgtgtccgtattcgagctcatttgacctatagcacacgtattcttggcccaaaacgggtctagaggccattttcacagcttcgtacgatcacccacgttttcgaccccggttgccggtgtgaccgtattcgaaCTCCGGTGACccatagcacacgttttcctggccgaaaacgggtccggaagccattttcatggttttggaccgtcccccacgttttcgaccccggttgccggtgtgtccatattcgggctcacgtgacctatagcacacgtattcttggcccaaaacgggtccggaggccattttcacagcttcggacgatcaccaacgttttcgaccccggttgccggtgtggccgttttcgggctcccgtgacctatagtaCACGTTTtaatggccgaaaatgggtcccgaGGTCATTTTAACATCTTTGGTCCAACACCAATgatttcgaccccggtggtcggtaCAGCTATTTTcgggcttccgtgacctatagcacacgtattcttggccgaagaCGGGTCCTgaagccattttcacagcttcggaccatcccacacgttttcaaccccggtggccggtgtggctgttttcgggctcccgtgacctttagcacacgttttcacggccgaaaacgggtccggtggccattttcacggcttcagaccatcccccaggttttcgaccccggtggccggtgtggccgttttcgggctcccgtgacctttggCGCACGTTTTCACGGTTGAAAATGGGTTCGAAGCCCgttttcacaacttcggaccatccccacgttttcgaccaaggttgccggtgtgaccgtattcgggctcccgtgacctatagcacacgtattcttggccgaaaacgggtccggaggcaattttcatgGTTTCGTACCTACCtcgacgttttcgaccccggttgccggtgtgtccgtattcgggctcaggTGACCtctagcacacgttttcttggccaaaaacgggtcccaaagccattttcatggtttcggacctccccccacgttttcgacccctgTTGCCGGTGTGTCCAAATTCaagctcacgtgacctatagcacacgtattcttggcccaaaacgggtccggaggttattttcatagcttcggacgatcacccacgttttcgaccccggttgccggtgtgaccgtattcatAGCCAAatacgggtccggaagccattttcttggtttcggaccctcccccacgttttcgaccctggttgccagtgtgtccgtattcgggctcccgtgacctataccacatgttttcttggccgaaaacgggcctGGAGGCCACTTTCACGGTTTCGAGCcctccccacgttttcgaccccggttgccggtgtgaccgtattcgagctcccgtgacctatagcacacgttatcttggccaaaaatgggtccggatgccattttcacagcttcggatgatcacccacgttttcaaccctggttgccggtgtgaccgtattcgggctccggtgacctatagcacacgttctCTTGGCCAAAAAcaggtccggaagccattttcatggtttcggacctcccGCCACGTTTTCAACCTCGGTTGCCgatgtgtccgtattcgggctcccgtgacctaaagcacacgtattcttggctgaaaacgggtccggaagccatttccatggtttcggaccctcccccacgttttcgaccccggttgccggtgtgtctgtattcgggctccggtgacctatagcacacgttttcttggccgaaaacgggcctggaggccattttcacggtttcggaccTTACCCCACTttttcgacccaggttgccggtctgaccgtattcgggctcctgtgacctatagcacacgtattcttggcccaaaacgggtcgggaggccattttcacagctttggacgatcacccacgttttcgaccccggttgccggtgtgaccgtagtcgggctccggtgacctatagcacatgttttcttggccgaaaatgggtccggaagccattttcatggttcagacattcccccacgttttcaaccccggttgtcggtgtgtccgtattcgggctcacgtgacctatagcacacgtattcttggcccaaaacgggtccggaggatattttcacagcttcggacgatcaccaacgttttcgaccccggttgccggtgtgaccgtattcgggctccggtaacctatagcacacattttcctTGCCGAAAACGgatccggaagccattttcatggtttcggatctcccccacgttttcgaccccggttgccggtgtgtccgtattcgggctcccgtaacctatattTCATGTCGAATCTCCGGTCGAGCTGTTTTCCACCTTCCGTGggctataacacacgttttcataaCGAACACGTGTCTAGTGACATTTGTCACTTGCTCCCCAGTCGTTTTCATCTCCAATCCCGGTCTAGCTGTTTTCCGCCTCCTGTGAGCTATGGCATACGTTTCTTTTACATTACACATGTCCGACGGCATTTTACACTGGTTTGAGCGATCCAACTCGGTTTCGTCTCGAGTCTATGTCCCACCTCTCATGCACACGTTCCCTTAGCTTAACACGTGTCTAGTGGTATTTTTCCACTTGTTCAGGTGATTGTTTATTTCCACCCAAGGTCTTCAATCGGGCTGTTTTGCAGCTCTCGTGAGGTGTAAGTGACATTTTTCACTTATTTGGACGATTCCACTTGTTTTCATCCCAGACCCTGCACCCCTGCTATTTTCTGCCTCCTGTGAGGTTTCCTTCCTTTACATAACATGTGCCCAGTGGTATTTTTCATTTCTTCGTGTGATCGCAGTTTTTATTTCACGAGTCTCAAGTTGGACTATTTTCCACCTCCCGTGAACTTAAATTTTGGTGAGGGAGTTAAAATAGATGTTAACTTATTCTAATTTTTATTCGTGGAGTCCGACTCCGTGAAACAGACCTTCAAGACAGGGGCGGCAAGAACGCAATTGCCCTATGTATCATACAACAAAAATTATGATATAACAAGTCACTGTGAAGATTACGAGGCCTGAACACTAAAATAAAGAGTGCCCCGTAAAAAGAAATGGAAATGTGCTTGTGCCTTATAAAAGGAAATGTATGGTAGCATATTTTATGAGACTACAGGCGCATAAAATAACTAAAATAACTTGGCGGTTCGTAGTAAGTTTGCCAAAACGAAATACAGTACGAACAACTAATTACAATTGCCAACCAGATAAGCGTGCTGGCTGGGCACTGAAATTATGGCCGAAAAAAGGCTGCATACAGCATACATAGCATCGAATCACCAATCCCTGCAAAGCCCTATTTACCATGGTGATGCAACTGCCGCTCAAAATATTATGACATTCCATGCCGACATTTAGCTAGACAAATACCTTTTTTGTTATCGTGCCAAACTGTTGCAAACTAAATTTTCTGGCAATGATGTACATCACAGTCGTTGCTGGCACTATCATATTCTGCAAACAGTTCACGAGAATCATCTTCACTTGAAACTTCATCCTGGGAGTGCAAATCCACACCTCCAATCCCACTTCCAAACACAGCAACACAAGATGTACCAAAACCTTTGTCCTTGGTGTCTGCATTGACATACTGGTTCACCTATCAAACAGAGAAGTAAGCCACAAGGCATGAAGGTAAAATCAAGTTGAAAACTACATCCAGATGTCTTACATTATTGGCACGAGATATACTTTCTGGCACGACCACAGGAAGAATGTTGACTAACTGAGGATTGCTTGCAGGTGGTGTCGAAGCTATGAGCCTCATTAGTGTTTCCCTTGCACTTCTCTCGACTAACGAGTCTGCTTCTGGAAGCAGAGGCTTCAAGCTAGGGAGCAGGGGAACTGCTGAAGATATTGATGGACCACAGCTCACCAGGTATGCCTGCCCCGCGGAACAAACATCAATAACTGGGACATGCACAATGGGATCAGACATCAATGGCGTGAACGTTGGAACCTGTGAACCATGTAGGGGAATAAGTGGTGAGGTGGGAAGTGGCAGGTGAAGTAAAGGATCATGTAGTATCGATGGAAGATTAAGGGAAGGGAGATCAGTTGTATCCAGCTTTGCGGACGCTGCTGAAGAAGGTGGCTGCTCATTTGCTAGCAGTGAACTCAAAGGTGTTAGGGGCAATGGATCTACAGATGTAGCTGGCAGATGCAAAGGGGTAACAGTGTATTGCAGTGAAGATGGACATGGAGGGCACCAGCAATAGTAAGGCTTAAACTGCTTCTCCAAAGAAACCTCAGGTGGGGGACAAGTGCCAAGAGAGTAAATAGATGGCAAGGGAAATGAAAGAGGCAAGTCCAGCGGAACTGAGTTAACAGTACTTCTTGAACAATCTGCATCGCACTTCTCACTGGTAGAATCAGAGTTGATACTGTTTGTTGTCACGTCATTTGCGTCAAGAGGAGCAATTGATGGGCTCGACCATTCTGCACGACGCTTCAGTTTCTCTCTCCCAACAACCCTTGAACATGAGGCCCTTGGCACACCATCTTTAAAAGTGCCAGATCTGGGACTTAGGCTGGCTTGATAGACAGAGCTTGGCTTAGTTGCATTAGTTGCAGAGGCACGAAACCTGGAAGTCTTGGAAACAGCTGACTGGAGCTGCAAATATTGATCATGCGGTCTCGAAAGGCCCAGAAAGTCATTAAGTGATCCTAACGATTTAACATCACCAATACTTGATGCAAGAAGATAAGCATGTAAATGAGTGGCAAAAGCGTCTAGTCGTGAATTGGAGATGCCAGTCAGATCAGAGAGTGTTGGCCTCCCGTCCAAAAGGCTTTTCATCTGCGCACACAAAAACAAAACGATAATCCTTATCAGTGCGTGCAAACCGCTATGGACCACATCATTTTTCGTACCATGTAAATATAATATTTTGGTTCTGTAGTTTCTCTCTGAGGAAAACATAACTTTAGCACATCATAGTTAAGATCAAGGTCATTGTACATCTATACAAACCTTTGCAAGAAGTTCTATTCCATGTTCCTTTGACTTCTCAGCACACCAGTAGTAAAATACCTTAGATTCTGAAATTCTGACTAGGAAAGAACGCCCAGAATTATCAGCTGATATCTCTTCAATCACAACATCTAAAAATTCAAAGCCGTTGCTCAAGAGAGCTAGTTGCTCTGAATAACCATCATCACCAACAAAAGTAAGGCACATGCTAGATGACGGCAGAAGACCGAGGTTCAGCTTCCCTCTGCACATAGTAAATGAGCATACATGAGATCCCTGAATTATCACCAGAAGTACCAAATGGCATATTGTTTGCTCTTAGAAAACACAGACAAGACAGCTATATagtataagaaaagaaaaatattatttgaaattcaatgaaaaggaaaatcaaAGATCAGAAGAGTTACTTCaatagaaagaaaataaattaatacaaaAGAGGCTCCAGTGCACACACATGCAAGCGTTAGCATGCAACACAGCCACTAgtaaggaaaaggagaaaaactAATTTTGATATCTATGAAACTGAACGTCTCACATCAggaaattatagaataaaaaataaagccCTTCAGTGTCACTAAAAAGGTGCCGTTACATACATCTATATAAGAAAAGAGTAACCTTGTTAAGGTCCTAATAAAGTAACATTGTCTTCAGGCCTAAACTCACTAATAAATTATCAAAATAAAAACCAAGAGGCTAGGCAAAATCTTCACGCTTGGCACCATTACATAGGTGTGCATGACTCAACTTGAGAGAATGCCTTTGAATAAATCAAAACACAATGTTCGAGAACCTGTTCTGAACAATAGCAGTAGCTCCGCCTTTCATGTGAGCTCATAGCCCCATGAATGATCTACCTCACAAGTGACAAAATAAGTGTGAAACATTCCATAGAACTATAGAAATAACCtagatatataaaataaataaggGCCACTAAATTATGATTTTTCTTCTACATGAGCAAATCAACATACTTTGTGAGTATGAAGGATCccaaaaaagaaagatggcaaaGGACACAAAACTGCTCAG harbors:
- the LOC117845652 gene encoding uncharacterized protein yields the protein MLALGVAGSQAKPTNRPPNQTKSPIRFAPSNPSPSLMDPPPSREEPELEPGSRPCPDADEPETSPSERDDPETFRPESSGASPPPPLRQQLMGACRADERLRPLLALNVSCTAADDRFIAHLAQHFEVSEVGMLARCLCVPLVSLRVGKVQRDGALLCPTPIRGKLNLGLLPSSSMCLTFVGDDGYSEQLALLSNGFEFLDVVIEEISADNSGRSFLVRISESKVFYYWCAEKSKEHGIELLAKMKSLLDGRPTLSDLTGISNSRLDAFATHLHAYLLASSIGDVKSLGSLNDFLGLSRPHDQYLQLQSAVSKTSRFRASATNATKPSSVYQASLSPRSGTFKDGVPRASCSRVVGREKLKRRAEWSSPSIAPLDANDVTTNSINSDSTSEKCDADCSRSTVNSVPLDLPLSFPLPSIYSLGTCPPPEVSLEKQFKPYYCWCPPCPSSLQYTVTPLHLPATSVDPLPLTPLSSLLANEQPPSSAASAKLDTTDLPSLNLPSILHDPLLHLPLPTSPLIPLHGSQVPTFTPLMSDPIVHVPVIDVCSAGQAYLVSCGPSISSAVPLLPSLKPLLPEADSLVERSARETLMRLIASTPPASNPQLVNILPVVVPESISRANNVNQYVNADTKDKGFGTSCVAVFGSGIGGVDLHSQDEVSSEDDSRELFAEYDSASNDCDVHHCQKI